In the genome of Candidatus Effluviviaceae Genus V sp., the window CCGCGTCGGCCGCGCCATCTTCGGGGAGAGGCAGTAGGGCCGCCCGTCCGGGCGCCCCGTCTCAAGAGGACGACGGTAGTCGGGAGGTGAAGAGGAGGCATGTTCGTGCTTGCCAACTTCGTGGCCGCGCTGGCGACGATCCTCGACATTCTGCTCCTGCTCTACATGATCGCGCTCTTCGCGGTTGTAGTGATCTCATGGTTCGCGCCGGCGTCGCGACACCCGTTCGTGATGTTCCTGCGCATGGTCACGTATCCGGTACTCAACCGACTGCGGCGTGCGTTCCCGTTCCTCGTGCAGGGCGGGTTCGATCTCACGCCCATCGTGCTGTTCTTCATCATCTACTTCGTGCAGCGGTTCCTTGTGCGCTCGCTGTACGACCTCGCGGCGCGTCTGTCGTAAGGCGCGGCCCGGACAACTGAACAGGAGGATCGACATGCCGAACGAGCTTCCGCTCTACGACCGCATCAGGGAAGCGAAGGGGTTCATCAGGAAGCAGACCGGATTCAAGCCGCAGGTCGCCGTCGTCCTCGGGAGCGGGCTGGGGAAGCTCTCGAAGCACATGAAGGAGGAGGCACGCATCCCGTTCGGCGACATCCCGCACTTCCCTCAGTCGGGCGTGAAAGGG includes:
- a CDS encoding YggT family protein, which produces MFVLANFVAALATILDILLLLYMIALFAVVVISWFAPASRHPFVMFLRMVTYPVLNRLRRAFPFLVQGGFDLTPIVLFFIIYFVQRFLVRSLYDLAARLS